AGGAGATTTTTCAGGGCGGGTGCTGCCTCCTTCGCCCCCGGTTGCACCGCCGGAGCCCCCGGCCGCGCCACCCGCGCCGCCGGTCGCTCCGCCGGAGCCCCCGGCCGCACCTGAAGCCCCGGGGCCGGTTACGTGAGCGGACGGCTCGTCGTCTGCGCGACACCCATCGGCAACCTCGGCGACGTAACGCTGCGGGTCCTCGACGCGCTGCGTGAAGCCGATACCGTTGCCGCCGAGGACACGCGCGTCACGCGTAAGCTGCTGGCGCGCTACGAGATCGAGACGCGACTCGAGCGCTGCGACGAGCACACCGTCGAGCGGCAGACGCCCGCGCTCGTCGAGCGGATGCTCGGCGGCGAGGTCATCGCGCTCGTCTCGGATGCGGGTACTCCTGGCGTGAGCGATCCGGGCGCTCGGCTCGTCGACGCCTGCATCGATGGCGGTGTCGTGGTCGAGGTGCTGCCCGGCGCGAGCGCGATCCTGGCAGCGCTCGTCGCGAGTGGCCTGCCCACACACGCGTTCTACTTTGGCGGCTTCCTGCCGCGGAAGGCCGGCGAGCGTTCGCGCGCTCTCGAAGCGCTCGCCACGCTCGACGCGACGCTCATCTTCTACGAGTCGCCGCATCGCTCGGCGGCCACGCTCGCCGCGCTTGCCGAGGCGTTCCCGGGTCGTCGTGCTGCGCTTGCGCGCGAACTCACCAAGCTGCACGAGGAGGTCGTGCGAGGCGTCGTCGAGGATGTCGCCGCAGACATCGCCGCGCGCGAGAACCTCAAGGGCGAAGTCGTGCTGCTGGTGGGGCCCGCGCCTGCGCGCTTGCGCGAGGCGGCGGATCCAAAGACGGTCATCTCGGCTGTTGAACGGCTCATCGCCGAAGGCGCGTCGCGCAGCGAGGCAGTCAAGCGCGCCGCGAAGGAGCTGGGAGTGCCGCGCAGCGAGGTCTACGAGATCGCCCACCGCACCAAAGGCTAGCGGGCCTTGATCGCCGCCACGCAGTCGCTGCACACGGGGCGTCCCTTGACCGTGACGACGTCGGCATCGGTCGCGCCGCATACCGCGCACGCGTCCTTGTGCTTGGTCAGGATGATGTTGTCGCCTTCGACGAAGATGGCGAGCGGATCCTTGACCTTGATGCCGAGAGTCCGGCGCAGCTCCATGGGGATGACGATGCGGCCGAGGTCGTCGACGCGCCGAACGATTCCTGTGTCGTGCACGCCAGATGCCTCCTCGTCGACTGATGCTCCGTCGCGTCAGCCCGCAACGGTTAGAATGCTTGCCAGAGCCATGCCGGGCAGCGTACGGAATCGTAGCGCCTGGCTCCATCCCACGGTCACGGAGTTCCGAAACCCATGAGCAACCAGCAGTCATTCTACCTGACGACTCCCATCTACTACGTGAACTCGGTCCCGCACCTCGGAACCGCCTACACGACGATCGCCGCCGATACCCTCGCGCGTTACCGCCGCATGTGCGGGGATGACGTGTGGTTCCTCACCGGTCTCGACGAGCATGGGCAGAAGGTCGAGCAGGCCGCAGTCGAGAACGGCGTGACGCCGATCGAGTGGGCCGACCGTATGGCTGCGAAGTTCCACGAGGCGTGGGAGATGCTCAATATCTCCAACGACGACTTCATCCGCACGACCGAGCCCCGCCACGAGAACGGTGTCCAGGCGCTGCTCAACACCTTGCACGAGCGCGGCGACATCTATGCCGGCACCTACGAGGGCTGGTACTGCGTGCCGTGCGAGACCTACTTCACCGAGGACCAGCTGCACGAGGACCACACGTGCCCCCAGTGCAGCCGCAAGGTCGAGTTCGTGCGCGAGGACAACTACTTCTTCAAGCTCTCGAGCTACGCCGACAGGCTCCTCGCGCTGTACGAGGAGAACCCGCACTTCATCCAGCCCGAGACGCGCCGCAACGAGGTGCTCTCGTTCGTGAAGGGCGGCCTGCGCGACCTGTCGATCTCGCGCGCGAACGTGAAGTGGGGCATCCCGCTGCCGTGGGACGAAAGCCACACCATCTACGTCTGGTTCGACGCGCTCATCAACTACATCACGGCCATCGGCTACGGTTCGGACGACCCGGCTAAGCAGGCCGAGTTCGCCAAGCGCTGGCCGGCGCAGTTCCACTTCGT
The genomic region above belongs to Coriobacteriia bacterium and contains:
- the rsmI gene encoding 16S rRNA (cytidine(1402)-2'-O)-methyltransferase translates to MSGRLVVCATPIGNLGDVTLRVLDALREADTVAAEDTRVTRKLLARYEIETRLERCDEHTVERQTPALVERMLGGEVIALVSDAGTPGVSDPGARLVDACIDGGVVVEVLPGASAILAALVASGLPTHAFYFGGFLPRKAGERSRALEALATLDATLIFYESPHRSAATLAALAEAFPGRRAALARELTKLHEEVVRGVVEDVAADIAARENLKGEVVLLVGPAPARLREAADPKTVISAVERLIAEGASRSEAVKRAAKELGVPRSEVYEIAHRTKG
- the metG gene encoding methionine--tRNA ligase, with the protein product MSNQQSFYLTTPIYYVNSVPHLGTAYTTIAADTLARYRRMCGDDVWFLTGLDEHGQKVEQAAVENGVTPIEWADRMAAKFHEAWEMLNISNDDFIRTTEPRHENGVQALLNTLHERGDIYAGTYEGWYCVPCETYFTEDQLHEDHTCPQCSRKVEFVREDNYFFKLSSYADRLLALYEENPHFIQPETRRNEVLSFVKGGLRDLSISRANVKWGIPLPWDESHTIYVWFDALINYITAIGYGSDDPAKQAEFAKRWPAQFHFVGKDIIRFHCVIWPAMLIAAGLPVPEKVFAHGFLLTKGEKMSKSKGNAMAPADLVAKFGVDAYRFYFLREVQFGLDGSISLEAMIQRYNGDLANDWGNLCSRLFNMVGKYCDGVVPATSGEATADDAELAAIAAGLPAEFEARMAVLDYAGAIEATWEIIKRTNRYIEDSAPWNLAKSEETLPRLHTVLYNALEAVRIAALFTAPVMPATSAEVWSRMGLSDPIAVTDITAEAAWGRLPVGNTVVKGDALFQRIVEDAE
- a CDS encoding AbrB/MazE/SpoVT family DNA-binding domain-containing protein; this translates as MHDTGIVRRVDDLGRIVIPMELRRTLGIKVKDPLAIFVEGDNIILTKHKDACAVCGATDADVVTVKGRPVCSDCVAAIKAR